TTCTAGTGATTATTGAATTTAAGAtatattaaattttcaaattagtttttgGGGGCTTGGAGTCATTCTAGGATAAGCTAAATTTACTGTAAGGTGATTTATCATTTAATTTAAGATGTAAAATGTGATCTGCTTCAAACACTGTGTGTTTATAGGTACTAAGATTAgaagatagatttttaaaagcctttttgctttatttttaactttttatcctGACAATTtataatatgtacaaatataGAAAGAATATATAATGAGATTCCGTGTACCCTGACGTAGCTTCACAAATCATCAATATTTTGCCAGACTTatttgaaaggaagaacaaaagtaGTTCCTTCTGAGTCTTTTCTGAATAGTGTTTTCTTAACTGAATCACTTACCCCATGTATAGTTAAGAAAAATAGTGTTTTCTTAACTGAAACCTACTCTGCCATAAACCTGCCCTAacacattttctgaaaatactgAAGATGTTGTATGATTAGATATAATCTTCCTATACTCTAAGATaagtatttttacataaatatttttaaaagcctaagTTAATCATGCTTGTATAGTTAAATTTTCtgaatttgtattatattttgttACTTCAAAGGTGGAAGGAGCAGCATATCTAAGTAGTTTTCTATGGAAAACTCAACACTTGGGTCTGTGGGAACACCCTCGAGGACAGAACATATTAGATGGTGGAGCACCTTTCTACACAACTTACAAGACAGCGGATGGGGGGTTCATGGCTGTTGGAGCCATAGAGCCCCGGTTCTACAAGCTGCTGCTCAAAGGTAACAATTTTTCACTCTCTCCCCGTAGTCCCCTTTTACTGTGGATGTTCTTTAACCTCTATTTTGGGGCCTTTTGAAATTTATGATGTCTTCTATTATATATGTACTTTCTAATTAACCTAATAGCCATCATTATATTGGGgtatttctctgttttaaatTGACAGGTAATTGAACAAGTCTATAAAATagttcagtgttttaaaaaataatccttttGTGGACAAgttcaatatttgtattatatttaataCTCAGTAGTGTTGAATATTTGTCTTGCATTTGCTGGTTCCACCAGTTCTTATTCCTTGACAAATGTCCCTTATGGTCCTTCAGTGTTAGGGGTCACCAGGGTACAGACAGACTTCGGTGAATGAGATTTTGTGGGAATATGTTATTACTTGATACTTCTGCAGTTTACACTTCTTGCAGTTTCTTTTCTTAGTGGCATGTTGCTAATGAGTATCTGAACATAAATACACAAGGTTTTTGTAAGGTACAAACTTTGCTGTGTCCCTGCTGCTTTCTGGgcaaagaaatctgaaaatactGAGAATTTCATGACATTTTGAGATAGCAAGACTCTTGTAATACCATCAGATGAGCAATAGAcagttttttaaagttgttttaaaatttcaaaatagtaaaagaaaaccagaagataatgttagcaaggatgtgtagaaactggaaccctgtgcattgctggtgggaatgtaaaatggtgtagaaaacagtatggcaggtcctcaaaaaattgaacAGAATTACCTTAACtacaatttataaaatgaaaataattcaaaataacacatgtgttttagaaaaaatgtgatacaacatatgtgaaataagaagtaaaaattcttcctatccttccACTGTGGAAAAGTTTGGGATATGACCTTCAAGAACTTTTTCTGTTCACATGCAAACacaattgttttattgttttacaatttacaatttctatataatatagaattatataacCTTATAATTAATAGCTATCTCTTTTTATTCAATAATATACTAAAGATATCTTTTCTTGTCAGTACAAAAGCTCTTCAGCATCACCCTTTTTACATAGCAGCCATATGATATTCTATAGTATGCCtatactaaaatttatttaaccatttcctTAATcaagttcatttatattttttcattataacaaataatgcttatttattaatatatcattGCATACTTAATATGAATTTTTGACTGCTTCTATGTGTCTGATTTTAATCAAAGTTTATGACACATACTTAATATTTTGtataattgtgtatatgtatatgtgtaaggTCAGGTCATTTTTTGGAAATCAAAACATACTTTCCCAAGTTTTATATGGTATCCTAAGTTTCCCAGACCAGTCCCTGAAAGTCAGTTTGACTTACAATGCCAGAAATTCAATACTGTTTGTACTGTAAACACTAGCCACAGTCTATAAGGTATTTCTATGTCAGAATGAATTCAGAGTTCCATATAGGAATGTCAAGAGCCTAGGAAAAAGCCCACCTCAATCACTGGTGGTTAGTCTCGTggtctcttttatttttgctttttaaagataaatactatttcctgaaaaaaaaagttgttatTGAAGTAAAGTTGATAGACACCATTATATTGGTttgtatacaacataatgattcaataactgtatacattataaaatgctcaccgtaagtgtggttaccatctgtcaccatacagaggCATTACATTATTGACTAGACCCCATATGCTTTACTTTTCATCtctataacttatttattttataattagaagtttgccCTCCTTAtctctttcacctatttcatctgtCCTCCCGTGATCTTCCCCTCTGGCAAttatcagtttgttctctgtatttatgagtctatttctatttgcttgttttatagtttagattccacacataagtaaaatcatacagtacttgtctttctctgtctttcacttagcatgtcctCTGGGTCCATCCttattgtcataaatggcaagatttcattcctttttatggataatagtccattatatatatacaccatatcttctttatgcattcatctattgatggacacttaggttgtttccatatcttggctattgtcagtaatgctgcaataaacatagaggtgtgtatatctttttgagttagtgattttgttttctttgggcaaattcccagaagtggaatggctgggtcatatggtatttctattttttgtttttgaggaacttttatactgctttccatagtggctggaccaatttacattcccatcagcagtgtaagaGGATTGCTTTTTCCcagcatccttgccaacacctgttattgcaggtcttttggatagtagctattctaactggtgtgaggtcatatctcattgtagtttaatttgcatttccctgatgattagtgatgttgagcatcttgtcatgtgtcagtaggccatctgtatgtcttctttggaaaaatgtccattcaggcctgcctattttttaatcaggctatttgtctttttggtattgagttatatgaattctttatatagtttggatattaaccctttgttggataagTCATTTGCAGAGATAGTCTTACATTCACTaagttgcctttttcttttgttgatggtttcctttgctttgcagaagctttttagtttgatgtagtctcacttgtttatttttgctttggttttccttGCTTGGGGAGACATATCTAGAGAAAAATTGCTAACATCCATGTCCAATAGtttactgtctatgttttcttctagttttatggttttaggtcttatatttaggtctttgatccatttcaaacttaTTTTTGTGTCTAAGTTTTGTTCTCTGCATATAgtggtccagttttcccaacacccatttattgaagagactgtcttttctccattgtatattcttatctcctttattttttctctattttgtttccttgatCTGTGTATCTGTTTTGGGCcagaaccatactgttttgattactatagctttgtagtattgttTGAAGTTAGGAAGCATGATGCCTctagctttgttttctttctcaagattgttttggccatTTGCAGTCTTTGTGGTTCAATACAAagcattggtattttgacagggattgcactgacACAGTAGATTGCCTTGGGTAGTATGGTCAtttgaacaatattaattctttcacacatgaatatagaatatttttccatttacttgtatTCTTAGCCCTGTTGTTTTGATCAGAATCACAGGCAGGATGGGAAGTTGTGGGCTGGGCAGGATGATAGGACAGCAGAAGAACTGGGGTGAGAGCTCTTAGAAGCAGAACCTGGGGTCTTTTAATTTCTGGTATTTTGCAGTGTACAAATTATGACCTGTGTAATTTCAGGCATAGTGTTTGTTACAGAAGGAACATATTGGCTCCAACTTTATTAGTGTTATGATTCTGATAAAAAATAACTGTCTAAAAAGCAAAGATGTTTCCAACAGCACCAGTGATTTGCATCACTAATTTTGGCTAActgctcatttaatttttttcagtcaaAGAGTTTGGGGCAATCAGGAAAGAGGAAGCAAACTGAAAGACATCCTTAGAAACATTTCTTGGTAGATTCAGTGATAAACCTGAAGCTATGGCTCCATATTTTTCCTGGTGTTTGAATGGGACAGTTGGCTACAGAGAAAAATATACTTGTATATTCCACAGGTGCCTTTGCACAAGTATCCAGAGCTATGTGAATTTTTATCCCCTTATGTCATTCAAACCCTAAGGAAAGTCTGCAATATTCATGGCTTCTTGCCTCTATAGGGATTTCCGCATCTTCAGAGCAGCCTACAGTTAGTCATTGTTCTTCTGCATAATAGGGAAGGAAAGGATGATAAAAGTGagtattattttattaacttgGCTAAACTTATGAAAAGTATTATGCATAAGAAGAAGGGCCTTTCATTATTATTCCACTCTTAACCGTCCACATTTAAATCTTCCATGAGCATTTAAAACTGACATTTATACCAAACCTCAGTAAAATGGCCCTTTGGGTGTAATTTAGTTAGGCCTGGTATGTCTGTGAGCTCAGGTAAGTCTGCCAGGGTGGGTGCTCCTAGACAATAAAGGAATTGCAGGTCAGGTGATGGGCCAGAGAAGCCATCCTTCCTGTTAAATCTCCCACTGGATGCTTTCATCCTCTCTGCACTGTGTGTTGATGGACTCTTCAGTGACCCTCATGCTTGAGAGAAAAGTCTCTGGGCCCACGGGTGACTGGTTGGCTGATAACTTTCTATCCTCTTTGCTGCAGGAACAATTTGCATGAGTCTTTGGTTTCCTTACAGATCCTTTGTTCTTAGTTCAGGGCAGTGTTGTAAGGTAATGAGTTAAATATTGCTGTCCTCCTAGAGCTTTTATCTGACCAAGATAAAGAGAAATGAGTTATTTGTCAAATTACAGTCTTGAATTTAGCCATTTATCTTTAGCTTCTCTTTGAAAACTGAGATAGTCCTgtgtaaaatggttaaaattttgtcttttatagCATATGGGTGCATTATATAAAATATGGGGTTATTTTAATTCAGTAAGACAAATAATAGCATcattagaatattcatttttaaaaacctgagggAGATTTCTAAAAAATAGCCCATTAAAAATAGACCTCTTTGATgaaacattaataataaaatctTGGCAATAGAAAGTCTGTTTTGAGTCCTGCTACCTGTACCTCTACCCTCTGCAGTCATTTGCTCCAACATCAGGCAGAGTTAGAATTTCTTCTCTTAACCCATTTGAGGAACCCTTATAGAATGTCCTATTTTGGATAGTATGGTGAGCTCAAAACTAATTTTCATTGATTATAATCATTCCATGAAAGCATAAGATTTCAAGAAATTGTGTTTTTTCCCTCAGGACTTGGGCTAAAGTCTGATGAACTTCCTGATCAGATGAGCAGGGCTGATTGgccagaaatgaagaagaaacttGCAGATGTTTTTGCaaagaagacaaaggcagagtGGTGCCAGATCTTTGAAGGCACAGATGCATGTGTGACTCCAGTTCTGACATTTGAAGAGGTTACCCATCATGAGCATAATAAAGAACGGGGCTCATTTATCACTGATGGGGAGCAGGCTGTATGTCCCCGCCCTGCACCTCTGCTGTCAAACACCCCAGCTGTCCCCTCTTCCAAAAGGGAGCCTTTTGTGGGAGAGCACACTGAGGAGATACTTAAAGAATTTGGGTTCAGCCAGGAAGAGATCAATCAACTTGAGttagaaaaaattattcaaagtaATAAGCCAAGAGCTAATCTCTAAATTCCATAGCTCAAGTGAATATTGGATTTACAGTATAGACTAATACCTAAAATGGTATGCATAGAAATGTGAAAGAACATTGCAGTCATCCGACTATTCTAATCAAGAAACAAGATTCTAATCGCACACTAATGATTGAATACTGATGATTAATTAACATCATGGCTTTTGATTGAGGAATGTTTTTAGCTTATTTCTATTAAATGATGGCAATTTTTCTGCCTTCCAACTTAcctcatttttgtatttgttgatGTTAAAtacttaaatgagttaatatagtGTTTTTTATTAAACAAAGGTTTTTTTTGCCCTAAAATGTGCTTGTTTTTAAGTTTGTGAAAAGCTTTCAAGGAAGGCCTTTAGCACTTAAAAGCATTTTGTGACTCACTGAAATATTTATCAGTAGTTAACCAAAAATAAATGTCCTTAGAAAGATCTCATCCTTTTAATTTCCTAAGGAATTCATTTACTAGTGTCTTTGAATtggaattttagaaaattttcttaaGGATTCCTTCAGAAAACACACTTCTCCATCTCAACCTATCAACTGAGAGCCCAATTCCTCTCTGTAGCTTCTTGTTAGCATCACCCACCCAAACATGCTTCTTAGTAAATTGTACTGTCATCCATTTGTAAGTCCTACTAGATTCTTCCTCCTCTTACCATCTCTGGCCTTCCTTCCCAACctgtctccctctgtccccagtAGGCCCATGGCTTACCCCTCATTTCATATAGGCCACTGCCCAAATGTCACCTTACAGAGAGTTCTTTCCTGACCCCTGTCTAAAATAGCAGCCACCTCATTGCTTGCTGTCCCTctcctatttcatttttcatcatACCATGTTCCACTGCTGACATTACATTGATTAACCCCTACTCTACTGCTCAACTAGCTCCATCTAGGATAGAAACTATGAAGAACTTGGAGGTTTCATTCATTGCTAAATCCCCAGTTTACAGAATAGTGCCTGGCCCAGAGTGGaaactttgtaaatatttattagagGAAAGAACCTCATTATCTCTTCCCTGGACTACCCCTCAGCTTCCCTATCTGACTTCTGACCACTGATATCACTGCCTACATTGTTTTTTCCACTGTGTTGCTCTACTAGTAATGTTTTTGACATCAAAGTGGTCTTTGAAGCCCTGTAAAATTCTTCATtggttctcatttttttcctatagaataaaatagaaaccCATTTACATAGCATATCGACCATCTATTTATAATAAGACTTCTATCTAGCTGTCTGAGCCCATCCCCAGCACTTTATATTGGATTACCTGAATTATCTAAATATGTTGTGGTCCTTCTTGCTTCCATTCCTTTGCATATGCTGCATCATTTTCCAGGAC
This genomic interval from Manis javanica isolate MJ-LG chromosome 1, MJ_LKY, whole genome shotgun sequence contains the following:
- the AMACR gene encoding alpha-methylacyl-CoA racemase; this encodes MALSSVCVVELAGLAPVPFCGMILADFGAKVVLVDRARDPAAVRLLARGKRSLAVDLKQPRAAAILRRLCAQADVLLDPFRHGVMEKLQLGPKILQKENPKLIYARLSGFGQSGRLCRVAGHDINYLALSGVLSKLGRSGENPYAPLNLLGDFGGGSLMCALGILMALFERTYSGKGQVIDANMVEGAAYLSSFLWKTQHLGLWEHPRGQNILDGGAPFYTTYKTADGGFMAVGAIEPRFYKLLLKGLGLKSDELPDQMSRADWPEMKKKLADVFAKKTKAEWCQIFEGTDACVTPVLTFEEVTHHEHNKERGSFITDGEQAVCPRPAPLLSNTPAVPSSKREPFVGEHTEEILKEFGFSQEEINQLELEKIIQSNKPRANL